The following are encoded in a window of Bradyrhizobium guangdongense genomic DNA:
- the phbB gene encoding acetoacetyl-CoA reductase, protein MARVALVTGGTRGIGAAISKALKAAGYKVAASYAGNDAAAEKFKAETGIAVYKWDVSSFDACAEGVKKVEADLGPVEVLVNNAGITRDTAFHKMTLEQWNAVINTNLGSLFNMTRQVIEGMRARKFGRIISISSINGQKGQFGQVNYSAAKAGDIGFTKALALENAKGGITVNAICPGYINTEMVQAVPKDVLEKNVIPQIPANRLGEPEEIARAVVFLAADESGFITGSTLTVNGGQYMV, encoded by the coding sequence ATGGCACGTGTTGCATTGGTCACGGGTGGTACGCGGGGCATCGGTGCTGCCATCAGCAAGGCGCTGAAGGCCGCCGGCTACAAGGTCGCGGCGAGTTACGCCGGCAACGATGCGGCGGCGGAGAAGTTCAAGGCCGAGACCGGCATCGCCGTCTACAAATGGGACGTCAGCAGCTTCGATGCCTGCGCCGAGGGCGTGAAGAAAGTCGAAGCCGACCTCGGGCCAGTCGAGGTGCTCGTCAACAATGCCGGCATCACCCGCGATACCGCCTTCCACAAGATGACGCTCGAGCAGTGGAACGCCGTCATCAACACCAATCTCGGCTCGCTGTTTAACATGACGCGCCAAGTGATCGAGGGCATGCGCGCACGCAAATTCGGCCGCATCATCTCGATCTCGTCGATCAACGGCCAGAAGGGCCAGTTCGGCCAGGTCAACTATTCCGCGGCGAAGGCCGGCGATATCGGTTTCACCAAGGCACTCGCACTCGAGAATGCCAAGGGTGGCATCACCGTCAACGCGATCTGCCCGGGCTACATCAACACGGAAATGGTGCAGGCGGTGCCGAAGGACGTTCTTGAGAAGAATGTCATTCCGCAGATCCCGGCCAACCGGCTCGGCGAGCCTGAAGAGATCGCGCGCGCGGTGGTGTTCCTCGCCGCCGACGAGTCCGGTTTCATCACCGGCTCGACGCTGACGGTCAACGGCGGCCAGTACATGGTGTGA
- a CDS encoding cupin domain-containing protein, with the protein MPTAAEIIARLELRPHPEGGHYRETFRDQTTDANGRSRSTLIYFLLARGERSHWHRIDAVETWHYYAGSPLTLRIAHDGCSQHEVRLGTDLARGERPQAIVPADAWQMAETSGEWTLVGCTVAPAFEFAKFELAPQGWEP; encoded by the coding sequence ATGCCGACCGCAGCCGAGATCATTGCACGCCTCGAACTCCGTCCGCATCCCGAGGGCGGACATTACCGCGAGACCTTTCGCGACCAGACCACCGACGCCAACGGCCGCTCGCGCTCGACTCTCATCTACTTCCTGCTCGCGCGCGGCGAGCGTTCGCACTGGCATCGCATCGATGCGGTCGAGACCTGGCATTATTATGCCGGAAGCCCGCTGACGCTGCGGATCGCCCATGATGGCTGCTCCCAGCACGAGGTCCGCCTCGGCACCGATCTTGCCCGCGGCGAGCGGCCGCAGGCGATCGTTCCGGCGGACGCATGGCAGATGGCAGAGACATCAGGCGAGTGGACGCTGGTCGGCTGCACGGTCGCTCCGGCATTCGAGTTCGCAAAATTCGAGCTCGCGCCGCAGGGCTGGGAGCCGTAG
- the yddG gene encoding aromatic amino acid exporter YddG produces MTHRTATLIGLTAILMWSLLSVMTVATGKIPAFQLAAMTFAIGGLVGLLTWIGRGDAAKSLRQPPVVWIVGVGGLFGYHALYFLALRFAPPAEAGLLNYMWPLLIVLFSSFLPGERLAVHHIIGAVLGLVGTVLLFAGNTSGFAPGAVPGLIAAFIAAFVWAIYSVLSRRLKAVPTDAVAGFCLATSALAALMHGLLETSVWPDTALQWLAVVGLGIGPVGAAFYAWDIGMKRGDIRVLGAASYATPLLSTGFLIAAGFAKASANIALAAILIAGGGLIAAKDMVLRKR; encoded by the coding sequence ATGACTCACCGCACCGCCACGCTAATCGGACTGACCGCGATCCTGATGTGGTCGCTGCTCTCGGTCATGACGGTGGCGACCGGAAAGATTCCGGCCTTCCAGCTCGCCGCGATGACGTTCGCGATCGGCGGTCTCGTCGGCCTACTGACCTGGATCGGGCGCGGCGACGCCGCGAAAAGTCTGCGTCAGCCGCCGGTCGTCTGGATCGTCGGCGTCGGCGGTTTGTTCGGCTACCACGCGCTCTATTTTCTCGCGCTGCGCTTCGCTCCACCGGCGGAGGCCGGACTTCTCAATTACATGTGGCCGCTGCTGATCGTGCTGTTCTCATCCTTCCTTCCAGGCGAACGGCTCGCCGTGCATCACATCATCGGTGCCGTGCTCGGCCTGGTCGGCACCGTGCTGCTGTTCGCCGGCAACACGAGCGGCTTCGCGCCGGGGGCGGTGCCGGGATTGATCGCGGCCTTCATCGCCGCCTTCGTCTGGGCAATCTATTCGGTGCTGTCGCGGCGGTTGAAGGCCGTCCCGACCGATGCGGTCGCCGGCTTCTGCCTCGCCACATCGGCGCTCGCCGCGCTGATGCATGGTTTGCTGGAAACCAGTGTGTGGCCCGATACCGCGTTGCAATGGCTTGCGGTCGTCGGGCTCGGCATCGGTCCCGTCGGTGCGGCCTTTTATGCCTGGGACATCGGCATGAAGCGTGGCGACATTCGCGTGCTCGGCGCCGCCTCTTACGCGACGCCGCTCTTGTCGACCGGTTTCCTCATCGCCGCCGGCTTCGCCAAAGCCAGCGCCAACATCGCGCTCGCCGCGATCCTGATCGCCGGCGGCGGCCTGATCGCGGCCAAGGACATGGTGCTGCGAAAGCGCTGA